One Xyrauchen texanus isolate HMW12.3.18 chromosome 44, RBS_HiC_50CHRs, whole genome shotgun sequence DNA segment encodes these proteins:
- the LOC127636343 gene encoding protein-tyrosine sulfotransferase 2-like — translation MRLSVKRIVVFLLALFGVCTLTRKLYQVLTCYGALPRTHLVSVLVRNWNQTQFHYNQNTPVVFVGGVPRSGTTLMRAMLDAHPDIRCGEETRVIPRMLSLRQTWGRQSEEHWALKEEGVSQEMLDSATTAFLLEIIARHGEPARLLCNKDPFTLKSTKYLSRIFPNSKFLLMLRDGRASVHSMISRRVSIAGFNLSSYRDCLTKWSNAIDVMFSQCMMVGQHRCMTVRYEDLVLQPRATMKSVLRFMNTLWHEAVLHHEEAIGQRGGVSLSRTERSTDQVIKPVNLEALTRWVGHIPADVQEDMENIAPMLRRLGYNPNANPPDYGQPDPEVINNTKRVLKGDFKTPSSLKRWVQISQKIPRR, via the exons ATGCGGCTGTCAGTCAAACGGATAGTTGTTTTCCTACTAGCCCTGTTTGGAGTGTGTACACTTACTAGGAAACTATATCAAGTATTAACATGCTATGGAGCACTTCCTAGAACACATCTGGTGTCTGTACTGGTTCGAAACTGGAACCAGACTCAGTTTCATTATAACCAGAATACCCCAGTAGTATTTGTGGGTGGGGTTCCTCGATCAGGGACCACCCTGATGCGCGCCATGCTCGATGCCCACCCTGACATCCGCTGTGGTGAGGAGACGAGGGTGATCCCCAGGATGCTGTCCCTGCGTCAGACATGGGGGAGGCAGAGTGAGGAGCACTGGGCTCTGAAAGAAGAGGGAGTCAGCCAGGAGATGCTGGACTCTGCCACAACAGCTTTCTTACTGGAGATTATCGCACGTCATGGGGAACCTGCTCGATTGCTGTGCAATAAGGACCCCTTTACACTGAAGAGCACCAAGTATCTGTCACGCATTTTTCCCAA CTCTAAATTTCTGCTTATGTTGAGAGACGGTCGAGCATCAGTGCATTCCATGATCTCCAGACGTGTGTCTATTGCTGGCTTCAACCTGTCCAGCTACAGGGACTGTCTGACTAAATGGAGCAATGCAATAGACGTAATGTTTTCCCAGTGTATGATGGTAGGCCAGCATCGCTGCATGACAGTGCGCTATGAGGATCTGGTGCTGCAGCCACGAGCTACCATGAAAAGTGTGCTGCGATTCATGAATACTCTGTGGCATGAAGCGGTGCTTCACCATGAGGAGGCCATCGGGCAACGAGGAGGGGTATCCCTGTCTCG GACTGAACGTTCCACTGATCAGGTGATCAAACCTGTAAATCTGGAGGCTCTGACTCGTTGGGTGGGCCACATTCCAGCAGATGTCCAAGAAGACATGGAGAACATCGCTCCAATGCTCCGCAGACTGGGCTATAACCCCAATGCCAATCCTCCAGACTATGGTCAACCAGATCCTGAAGtgataaacaatacaaaaagg GTATTGAAAGGAGATTTCAAAACTCCTTCAAGCTTGAAAAGATGGGTACAA ATATCTCAAAAGATTCCAAGGAGGTAG